A section of the Bryobacteraceae bacterium genome encodes:
- a CDS encoding membrane protein has product MSATWDFVLRHGYALVFAAVLLEQLGAPVPTAPVLILAGALAGLGHFSFGMFLLLGVAASLAADFVWYELGRRRGEQILGWLCRLSLEPSTCVRRTTGALERWGPAALLVAKFVPGLNTVAPPLAGSAGIGRGAFLLYAAGGAALWVGAMLGLGLMLGREAERAVERIAGAGSAVLLWLGAAAAAWVAWKLWRKQAAMRHVRVVRIRPEELRALLDSEEPPLVIDLRSIASRRHAGAKIPSALIANEHDLAALLDRIPRTRPVVFYCSCPDEASSAAWALRLRGQGFRDARPLAGGFEAWTAAGYPVEELTAPSQRVS; this is encoded by the coding sequence ATGAGCGCCACCTGGGACTTCGTGCTGCGCCACGGCTACGCGCTGGTGTTTGCTGCCGTGCTGCTCGAGCAGCTCGGCGCGCCGGTGCCCACGGCGCCGGTGTTGATCCTGGCGGGGGCGCTGGCGGGGCTTGGACATTTTTCCTTCGGAATGTTTTTGCTGCTCGGCGTGGCGGCGAGCCTGGCGGCGGACTTCGTCTGGTACGAGCTGGGCCGGCGGCGCGGCGAGCAGATTCTCGGCTGGCTGTGCCGCCTGTCGCTCGAGCCTTCCACCTGCGTGCGGCGCACCACCGGGGCGCTGGAGCGGTGGGGACCGGCCGCGCTGCTGGTGGCCAAGTTCGTGCCCGGATTGAACACGGTGGCGCCGCCACTGGCGGGCAGCGCCGGCATCGGCCGCGGGGCGTTCCTGCTTTACGCGGCCGGCGGCGCCGCTCTGTGGGTGGGGGCGATGCTGGGCCTCGGCCTGATGCTCGGCCGCGAGGCGGAGCGGGCCGTGGAGCGCATTGCCGGCGCAGGCTCTGCCGTGCTGCTCTGGCTTGGAGCGGCCGCGGCCGCCTGGGTCGCCTGGAAACTTTGGCGGAAGCAGGCAGCGATGCGGCACGTGCGTGTGGTGCGGATCCGGCCGGAAGAGCTGCGCGCGCTGCTTGATTCGGAAGAGCCGCCGCTGGTTATCGACCTCCGCAGCATTGCCTCACGCCGCCACGCGGGCGCGAAGATCCCCTCGGCTCTCATCGCCAATGAACACGACCTGGCCGCGCTGCTGGACCGGATTCCCCGCACGCGGCCGGTGGTGTTCTATTGCTCCTGTCCGGACGAGGCTTCCAGCGCCGCCTGGGCGCTGCGGCTGCGCGGGCAGGGTTTTCGCGACGCGCGGCCGCTGGCCGGCGGCTTTGAGGCGTGGACGGCTGCCGGGTATCCGGTGGAGGAGTTGACGGCGCCGTCGCAGCGCGTCTCCTGA
- a CDS encoding quercetin 2,3-dioxygenase: MIRLRRSGERGRTVTEWLDSRHTFSFNRYYDPEWMGFRSLRVINEDRIAGGGRFEWHPHRDMEILTWVLEGALEHEDSTGARGVLRPGDLQKMSAGTGIYHSEANASPTDPLHLLQIWIHPSQRALAPDYREGHFPLEARRNRLCLLASPAPRGGALPLHQAAELWTAVLEPDCVVEHPLAPGRHAWIQAASGAVEVNGTKLEAGDGAALSDEPAVRITALRQAEILLFDLA, translated from the coding sequence ATGATCCGCCTGCGCCGGTCCGGCGAACGCGGCCGCACCGTCACCGAATGGCTCGACAGCCGCCACACCTTCTCTTTCAACCGTTATTACGACCCCGAGTGGATGGGCTTCCGCTCATTGCGTGTCATCAATGAGGACCGCATTGCCGGCGGCGGCCGGTTTGAATGGCACCCGCACCGTGACATGGAGATCCTCACCTGGGTTCTCGAGGGTGCACTGGAGCACGAAGATTCCACTGGCGCGCGCGGCGTTTTGCGGCCCGGTGATCTTCAGAAGATGAGCGCGGGCACGGGCATCTATCACAGCGAGGCCAACGCGTCGCCCACGGACCCGTTGCACCTGTTGCAGATCTGGATCCATCCTTCGCAGCGCGCTCTTGCGCCGGATTACCGCGAAGGGCACTTCCCGCTGGAAGCGCGCCGGAACCGGCTCTGTCTGCTGGCATCGCCCGCGCCGCGCGGCGGGGCGCTGCCACTCCATCAAGCTGCCGAACTGTGGACGGCCGTGCTCGAGCCGGACTGCGTCGTGGAGCATCCGCTCGCCCCGGGGCGGCACGCCTGGATCCAGGCGGCCTCGGGTGCGGTGGAAGTGAACGGCACAAAGCTGGAGGCGGGCGACGGCGCGGCTCTCAGCGATGAGCCTGCGGTACGGATCACCGCCCTGCGGCAGGCGGAGATCCTGCTGTTCGATCTGGCCTGA
- a CDS encoding serine hydrolase codes for MKRMPALFFPAIFALAAPPAPDPARAGMDAAQLKRIGPVLQGFVERGQISGAVTLLMRRGALAHFEANGWQDVEAKTPMQKDTIFQIMSMTKPFTGVAIMMLAEEGRLRLNDRVEDHLPEFRGQMVIVGEENGVRTLRRPSRPITIRDLMTHTSGLGPAAPGIGDIMVRMDRTLAEACLIYSQQPLLFEPGTRWMYSNTGIAVLGRIIEVRSGMSFEQFLETRIFQPLGMTDTHVFLPVSKRARLAPVFASRDGKLVRAGADILGGDPLKFREGAKYSGPEHSLYSTAWDLAQFYQMMLNHGEWNGRRLLAPSSVAAMTEVHTGNLTAGHNPGTGFGLTWEVTKDPTGTLTGQSIGTFGHGGAFGTYGWVDPQKQLVGVFLVQTTSPPQPMRDAFITMANAAVREALP; via the coding sequence ATGAAGCGCATGCCTGCCCTCTTTTTCCCCGCAATTTTCGCCCTGGCCGCGCCGCCCGCGCCGGACCCGGCGCGCGCCGGCATGGATGCGGCGCAACTGAAACGCATTGGCCCCGTGCTTCAGGGGTTCGTCGAACGCGGGCAGATCAGCGGGGCGGTGACGCTCCTCATGCGCCGCGGCGCACTGGCGCATTTTGAGGCCAACGGCTGGCAGGACGTGGAAGCGAAAACGCCGATGCAAAAGGACACGATCTTCCAGATCATGTCGATGACCAAACCATTCACCGGCGTCGCCATCATGATGCTGGCCGAGGAGGGCAGGCTCCGGCTGAACGACCGCGTGGAAGACCATTTGCCCGAATTCCGCGGCCAGATGGTGATCGTCGGCGAAGAAAATGGCGTGCGCACACTGCGCCGGCCGTCGCGGCCCATCACCATCCGCGACCTGATGACGCACACTTCCGGCCTCGGCCCTGCCGCGCCGGGCATCGGCGACATCATGGTCCGCATGGATCGCACGCTGGCGGAAGCCTGCCTGATCTATTCGCAGCAGCCGCTGCTGTTCGAGCCGGGCACGCGGTGGATGTACTCCAACACCGGCATCGCCGTGCTCGGCCGCATCATCGAGGTCCGCTCCGGCATGAGCTTCGAGCAGTTTCTCGAGACACGCATCTTCCAGCCGTTGGGCATGACGGACACGCACGTCTTTCTGCCGGTGTCCAAACGCGCCCGGCTCGCGCCCGTTTTTGCCTCGCGGGATGGAAAACTGGTCAGGGCAGGCGCTGACATCCTCGGCGGCGACCCGCTGAAGTTCCGCGAGGGCGCGAAATATTCGGGGCCGGAACATTCCCTCTACTCCACTGCCTGGGACCTGGCGCAGTTCTACCAGATGATGCTGAACCACGGCGAATGGAACGGGCGGCGGCTGCTTGCGCCCTCCTCGGTGGCGGCGATGACCGAAGTGCACACCGGCAACCTCACGGCGGGCCACAATCCGGGGACGGGCTTCGGCCTCACCTGGGAGGTGACGAAAGACCCCACCGGCACGCTCACCGGGCAAAGCATTGGCACGTTCGGCCACGGCGGCGCGTTTGGCACGTACGGTTGGGTGGATCCGCAGAAGCAGCTCGTCGGCGTGTTCCTCGTTCAAACCACATCGCCGCCGCAGCCGATGCGGGACGCCTTCATCACCATGGCCAACGCGGCTGTGCGGGAGGCCCTCCCGTGA
- a CDS encoding SAM-dependent methyltransferase — MNWRIRRWDLYAPHYDRFISFEPQRRRSLELAALRPGERVLVCGCGTGLDLPLLPAGLEVFAVDASRGMLARALARGCASPVHFARMDAQQLAFPDACFDCVLLHLIVAIVPDPLACLREAARVLRSSGRIALFDKYHDGRGRPRLIRRALNPLMRLLATDLNVPLPRLVREAGLAMVHEEPALLRGLFRVARLERAG, encoded by the coding sequence ATGAACTGGCGCATCCGGCGCTGGGACCTTTACGCGCCGCACTACGACCGCTTCATCTCCTTCGAGCCTCAGCGGCGGCGCTCGCTGGAGCTGGCCGCTCTGCGTCCCGGCGAGCGTGTGCTCGTCTGCGGCTGCGGCACCGGGCTTGACCTGCCGCTGCTGCCCGCCGGGCTGGAGGTGTTTGCCGTCGATGCCAGCCGCGGCATGCTCGCCCGCGCGCTGGCCCGCGGGTGCGCCTCGCCCGTCCACTTCGCGCGGATGGACGCGCAGCAGCTTGCCTTTCCGGACGCGTGCTTCGACTGCGTCCTCCTGCACCTGATCGTCGCCATCGTGCCGGATCCGCTCGCCTGCCTGCGCGAGGCGGCCCGCGTGCTGCGATCTTCCGGCCGCATTGCGCTGTTCGACAAATACCACGACGGGCGCGGCCGTCCCCGCCTGATCCGGCGCGCGCTGAACCCGCTGATGCGCCTGCTGGCCACGGATCTGAACGTACCGCTGCCCCGGCTTGTGCGCGAGGCGGGGCTCGCAATGGTCCACGAAGAGCCGGCCCTGCTGCGGGGCCTGTTTCGCGTGGCGCGACTTGAGCGCGCCGGCTGA
- a CDS encoding uroporphyrinogen decarboxylase has protein sequence MQDRRAFLLQMAALAAPAKGGLTPKERVNRVLAGRTPDRPPFSFWHHFHDADQPGRRHAALTLDFARRYRLDIVKVMSDYPFPKPAGGAWHELKPVDNPFPEQVKALELIRDGLAGTKHFVETVFNPWNQATKIASREAVMELMRSRPQALLDVLEAIARSEASHVRRALDAGASGIFLAVDNAQQGVLTLDEYRRFSEPFDRLVLEAAKDAPLNILHLHGGKVYLDHFWKGWPVQVIHYSAHETGVSLAAARKKTSAVLMGGLDHRSVVGAPAAAVKKMLAEARAAAPKWICAPGCSVPDESKHAHLEQLSRILRGLV, from the coding sequence ATGCAGGACCGCAGAGCGTTTCTGTTGCAGATGGCGGCGCTTGCCGCGCCCGCCAAAGGCGGGCTGACGCCGAAGGAGCGCGTCAACCGCGTGCTCGCAGGCCGGACGCCCGACCGCCCGCCGTTCAGCTTCTGGCATCACTTTCACGACGCGGACCAGCCGGGCCGCCGGCACGCCGCGCTCACGCTCGATTTCGCGCGCCGTTACCGGCTCGACATCGTCAAGGTGATGAGCGACTACCCGTTCCCGAAGCCGGCGGGCGGCGCATGGCACGAGCTCAAGCCCGTGGACAATCCATTCCCCGAGCAGGTGAAGGCGCTCGAACTGATCCGCGACGGGCTGGCGGGAACGAAACATTTTGTCGAGACCGTGTTCAACCCGTGGAACCAGGCGACGAAGATCGCTTCCCGGGAAGCGGTGATGGAGCTGATGCGCAGCCGGCCGCAGGCGCTGCTCGATGTGCTCGAGGCGATCGCGCGTTCGGAGGCCAGCCACGTGCGCCGCGCGCTCGACGCCGGCGCTTCGGGCATCTTTCTCGCGGTGGACAACGCGCAGCAGGGCGTGCTGACGCTGGACGAGTACCGCAGATTCAGCGAGCCCTTTGACCGCCTGGTCCTCGAGGCGGCCAAAGACGCGCCGCTCAACATCCTGCACCTGCACGGCGGGAAGGTCTACCTCGATCACTTCTGGAAAGGCTGGCCGGTTCAGGTGATCCACTATTCGGCGCACGAGACGGGCGTCAGCCTGGCTGCGGCGAGGAAGAAAACGAGCGCCGTCCTCATGGGCGGTCTCGATCACCGCAGCGTGGTGGGCGCGCCCGCCGCAGCGGTGAAGAAGATGCTCGCCGAGGCCCGCGCCGCCGCGCCCAAATGGATCTGCGCGCCGGGCTGTTCCGTGCCCGATGAATCGAAGCACGCACACCTTGAACAGCTCAGCCGCATCCTCCGCGGATTGGTATGA